The following coding sequences are from one Lolium rigidum isolate FL_2022 chromosome 6, APGP_CSIRO_Lrig_0.1, whole genome shotgun sequence window:
- the LOC124664532 gene encoding beta-1,2-xylosyltransferase XYXT1-like, whose product MDGGGKLGYGGHHHHHHDTAKLLKAVSRNVEPRNFGIGLVAGFLIVTCAYFSTAKFDAIHIALVSPDARNAAAGIGTPVSAAQASSQRLGSDLGSPDLEDALSKQGSRAEVLDKDDDDTGGKILPSPETDSGQSASLGNTRKDDTFAREGDEVAGGGGGAPLPSLSSEEPANDTLKQGGLEDEELQVRDAIGSSTKKSSNGSSPSVVPSDPATLPVPPVQQIPLAQQQETEAPPVQQIPLIPEPNHTGPEQSASAPPREWKPLCDLASNRRIDWCELDGDVRVHGAQGTVTLVGAAKAEEWRVKPYPRKVDSNAMRFVREIAVRSTTDSGEQECSERRDVPALLFSDRGYVGNYFHAYTDVILPLFLTAKQYGGEVLFLVSDFQMWWLGKFMPVFKSLSNYDLVDLAADNRTRCFRHVQVGLTCHSDFSIDPRRAPNGYSMVDFTKFMRTTYNLPRDLAIPASNTRPRLLIIARARTRRFVNTDEIIRAAKKVGFEVVVSEGTHEVAPFAEEANSCDAMLGVHGAGLTNMVFLPTRGVVIQVVPLGGLEFVAGYFRSPSRDMGLEYFEYRIARNESTLADQYPPDHPIFTDPDGVKSKGWDSLKEAYLDKQDVRLDMRRFRPLLKKAIAHIRANKLK is encoded by the exons ATGGACGGCGGCGGCAAGCTCGGCTacggcggccaccaccaccaccaccacgacacGGCCAAGCTGCTCAAGGCCGTCAGCCGCAACGTCGAGCCGCGCAACTTCGGCATCGGCCTCGTCGCCGGGTTCCTCATCGTCACCTGCGCCTACTTCTCCACCGCTAAGTTCGACGCCATCCACATCGCGCTAG TCAGCCCCGACGCCAGGAACGCGGCCGCCGGGATTGGCACGCCGGTCAGCGCCGCCCAAGCCTCCAGCCAGCGATTAG GTTCAGATTTGGGGTCGCCGGACCTGGAGGACGCCTTGTCCAAGCAGGGGAGCAGGGCGGAGGTGCTGGACAAGGATGACGACGACACCGGCGGCAAGATTCTCCCTTCTCCGGAGACAG ATTCGGGTCAAAGTGCGTCGCTGGGGAACACGAGGAAGGACGACACCTTTGCAAGGGAGGGTGAcgaggtcgccggcggcggcggtggagctccTCTCCCTTCCCTTTCGTCCGAGGAACCCGCCAACGACACACTGAAACAAG GTGGTCTTGAGGATGAGGAGCTGCAAGTGCGGGATGCTATTGGCAGTTCCACCAAGAAGAGCAGCAATGGCAGCTCGCCGTCGGTGGTTCCGTCCGACCCCGCAACCCTTCCCGTCCCTCCCGTCCAGCAGATTCCTCTGGCTCAGCAGCAGGAGACCGAGGCTCCTCCGGTCCAGCAGATTCCCCTCATTCCAGAGCCCAACCACACAG GTCCGGAGCAGTCGGCGTCGGCGCCTCCGCGGGAGTGGAAGCCGCTGTGCGACCTGGCGTCGAACCGGCGCATCGACTGGTGCGAGCTCGACGGCGACGTGCGCGTTCACGGCGCCCAGGGAACCGTCACCCTCGTCGGCGCCGCCAAGGCCGAGGAGTGGCGCGTCAAGCCCTACCCGCGCAAGGTCGACTCCAACGCCATGCGCTTCGTGCGCGAGATCGCCGTGCGCTCCACGACGGACTCCGGCGAGCAGGAGTGCTCAGAGCGGCGGGACGTGCCGGCGCTGCTGTTCTCGGACCGCGGGTACGTGGGCAATTACTTCCACGCCTACACGGACGTGATCCTGCCGCTGTTCCTCACCGCCAAGCAGTACGGCGGGGAGGTGCTGTTCCTGGTGTCCGACTTCCAGATGTGGTGGCTCGGCAAGTTCATGCCGGTGTTCAAGTCGCTCTCCAACTACGACCtcgtcgacctcgccgccgaCAACCGCACCCGCTGCTTCCGGCACGTGCAGGTCGGCCTCACCTGCCACTCCGACTTCAGCATCGACCCGCGCCGCGCCCCCAACGGCTACTCCATGGTCGACTTCACCAAGTTCATGCGCACAACCTACAACCTCCCGCGCGACCTCGCCATCCCCGCATCCAACACCCGCCCCCGGCTCCTGATCATCGCGCGCGCACGCACGCGGCGGTTCGTCAACACCGACGAGATCATCCGCGCGGCGAAGAAGGTCGGGTTCGAGGTGGTGGTCTCCGAGGGCACCCACGAGGTGGCCCCGTTCGCGGAGGAGGCCAACAGCTGCGACGCCATGCTGGGCGTGCACGGCGCCGGGCTCACCAACATGGTCTTCCTGCCCACGCGCGGGGTCGTCATCCAGGTGGTGCCGCTCGGCGGGCTCGAGTTCGTCGCCGGCTACTTCCGCTCGCCGTCGCGCGACATGGGGCTAGAGTACTTCGAGTACCGGATCGCGCGCAACGAGAGCACGCTCGCGGACCAGTACCCGCCGGACCACCCCATCTTCACCGACCCCGACGGCGTCAAGAGCAAGGGCTGGGACTCGCTCAAGGAGGCATACCTCGACAAGCAGGACGTCCGCCTCGACATGCGCCGCTTCCGGCCACTGCTCAAGAAGGCCATCGCGCACATCAGAGCAAACAAGCTCAAGTGA